One genomic segment of Trichococcus shcherbakoviae includes these proteins:
- a CDS encoding DNA-directed RNA polymerase subunit epsilon, protein MIFKVTYQPAKFDAPTRENTESLYVEASDIVIARRLVEQNTPYNIEFIQPLEGSHLEYEQKDPNFKITEFNV, encoded by the coding sequence ATGATATTTAAAGTAACATACCAACCAGCAAAATTTGATGCACCTACCAGAGAGAACACGGAATCTCTTTACGTGGAGGCATCCGATATCGTCATAGCCAGAAGATTAGTTGAACAAAATACCCCCTACAACATTGAATTCATCCAACCTTTGGAAGGCAGCCATTTAGAATACGAACAAAAAGATCCTAATTTTAAAATCACGGAGTTCAATGTATGA
- a CDS encoding ABC transporter ATP-binding protein produces MSLIWRYISRYNKLFLLNVLGAFGFVLVELGLPTMLAGLINETVAGGGKENILRTTAVMVGLALIGFVGRIIVAYATGRITTNMVADMRNDMYQNIQTFSHEEYDRIGVSSLVTRVTNDAFILMQFAQMLLRMGLMTFIMMFASAFMIARTSPDLSIILLPAFPALLVMIIVIGKKSQPLSEAQQQNLDDINGNLRESLSGMRVIRAFVQEAFQAQRFEGVNNAYSVVSKKLFRLMAWNQPVFSHVINLIIIAIMWFGSEQIEGGSLQLGDMTAFIEYSFHALFSFLNFAVVFMMYPRASVSAKRIQEVLSTTSSISPNEEGITETTTHGYLSFEAVSFAYPGNTDTPVIKDISFSAEPGQTIAFIGSTGSGKSTLIQLIPRFYDVTKGRILIDGHDVRDYNLKALRKKIGFIPQKALLFTGTISENLRYGKWDASKKEIEEASDISQAKEFIARKPKRFDEHLSEGGSNLSGGQKQRLSIARAIVRKPDIYIFDDSFSALDYKTDATLRARLKKETGKATVIIVAQRVSTIMHADKIIVMNEGEVVGQGTHKDLLQNCEIYYDIASSQMSKEELA; encoded by the coding sequence ATGTCTTTAATTTGGCGTTATATCAGTCGATATAACAAATTATTTTTATTAAATGTGCTGGGAGCTTTCGGCTTTGTGCTTGTGGAGTTGGGGTTGCCCACGATGCTTGCAGGCTTGATCAACGAAACGGTTGCAGGCGGCGGAAAAGAGAATATACTGCGCACGACTGCAGTCATGGTCGGCTTGGCCTTGATCGGGTTTGTGGGAAGAATCATTGTCGCCTATGCAACCGGCAGAATCACTACCAACATGGTAGCGGATATGCGCAATGACATGTACCAAAATATCCAGACCTTTTCCCACGAAGAGTATGACCGCATCGGCGTTTCATCATTGGTGACGCGGGTCACCAATGACGCCTTCATTCTGATGCAATTCGCCCAGATGCTGCTGCGGATGGGGTTGATGACCTTCATCATGATGTTCGCCAGCGCATTCATGATAGCGCGCACGAGTCCGGACTTATCGATCATCCTGTTGCCGGCTTTTCCGGCATTGCTTGTGATGATCATTGTGATCGGCAAAAAATCACAGCCGCTATCCGAGGCTCAACAGCAAAATCTTGATGACATCAACGGGAATTTAAGGGAGTCACTTTCCGGCATGCGTGTCATCCGGGCATTTGTCCAGGAGGCTTTTCAAGCTCAACGGTTTGAGGGAGTCAACAACGCCTATAGCGTGGTTTCAAAAAAACTGTTCCGCCTGATGGCCTGGAACCAGCCAGTATTTTCACATGTCATCAATCTGATCATCATCGCCATCATGTGGTTTGGTTCCGAGCAGATCGAGGGAGGCAGCCTTCAACTGGGGGACATGACGGCTTTCATCGAATACAGTTTCCATGCCTTGTTCTCGTTTCTGAATTTTGCGGTCGTCTTCATGATGTACCCGCGGGCATCGGTTTCCGCGAAGCGGATCCAGGAAGTGTTGTCCACAACCAGCAGCATTTCCCCGAACGAAGAAGGGATTACGGAAACCACGACGCATGGTTATCTGAGTTTTGAAGCGGTCAGTTTTGCGTATCCTGGGAACACCGACACCCCGGTGATCAAGGATATTTCCTTTTCGGCTGAACCAGGGCAAACAATCGCCTTCATCGGCAGCACAGGGAGCGGCAAATCGACGCTGATCCAATTGATTCCGCGTTTTTATGATGTCACGAAAGGGCGCATCCTGATCGATGGGCATGATGTGCGCGATTATAATCTGAAAGCTTTGCGCAAGAAAATCGGCTTTATTCCGCAGAAAGCCTTGCTTTTCACCGGAACGATCTCCGAAAATCTTCGGTACGGGAAATGGGATGCCTCGAAAAAAGAAATCGAGGAAGCCTCCGATATTTCCCAAGCCAAGGAATTCATAGCGCGCAAACCGAAGCGTTTCGATGAACATTTGTCGGAGGGCGGAAGCAATCTTTCCGGCGGGCAAAAGCAACGGTTATCGATTGCCCGGGCAATCGTCCGTAAACCGGATATCTATATTTTCGATGACAGTTTCTCGGCCTTGGATTACAAGACGGATGCGACTTTGCGCGCGCGGCTCAAAAAAGAGACCGGAAAAGCGACAGTCATCATTGTGGCCCAACGCGTCAGCACGATCATGCATGCAGATAAGATCATTGTAATGAATGAAGGTGAGGTCGTCGGTCAGGGGACCCACAAAGACCTATTGCAGAATTGTGAAATCTATTATGATATAGCATCCTCGCAAATGAGCAAGGAGGAACTCGCATGA
- a CDS encoding ABC transporter ATP-binding protein — protein sequence MKKVDKKTLLRVWDYLKFYKLKFFGSILLTVAMTILNVLEPFIIGFAITEIGRNVSDMLKGVEGAGINYDYLSKVLIIYFVRALLFQATNLYSQLFMTDVVQDAMRDLRKDLSDKLNRLPIAYFDRNQFGDILSKVTNDVDSIGNALQQSLLQVLNAVLGITFALIMMFAISWKLALTMVVLIPLATILSKKITLLSQPYFRGQAKYLGQLNGFVQESLTGFSIIKLYGKEEDAFDEFHSINESLKKNGFKAAFISGLMSPAVALITNASYIIIAVLGILQAMAGAMTIGNVQAMVQYVWQVNQPISTITQLSAIIQSATSSIQRVFDLLDQEEEVQGEVKMSLPKEIRGDVTFENVSFSYDKENPLIKNFNINVKSGETVAIVGPTGAGKTTMINLLMRFYEVDSGAIKIDGYDTKELTRADLRSQFGMVLQDAWLYKDTITGNIRFGKLDATFEEVVDAATTANVHHFIQTLGAGYETVINQEASNISLGQKQLLTIARAFIADPKILILDEATSSVDTRLEALIQKAMKRIMQGRTSFVIAHRLSTIRDADLILVMDQGEIIEHGKHAELLERKGFYYDLYTSQFKNESE from the coding sequence ATGAAAAAAGTGGACAAAAAAACGTTGCTCCGGGTATGGGATTACCTCAAATTTTACAAACTGAAGTTCTTCGGCTCCATCCTCTTGACCGTAGCGATGACGATACTGAATGTACTTGAGCCTTTCATAATCGGATTTGCCATCACGGAAATCGGCAGAAATGTTTCGGATATGTTGAAAGGCGTGGAAGGTGCCGGCATCAATTACGATTATTTATCGAAAGTGCTGATCATCTATTTTGTTCGGGCATTGCTTTTCCAGGCTACGAATCTCTATTCGCAATTGTTCATGACGGATGTCGTCCAGGATGCCATGCGTGATTTGCGCAAGGATCTGAGCGACAAATTGAACAGGCTGCCGATTGCCTACTTTGACCGCAACCAATTCGGCGATATTCTGAGCAAAGTGACGAACGATGTCGATTCCATCGGCAATGCGTTGCAGCAATCGTTGCTTCAGGTGCTGAATGCCGTTTTGGGGATCACATTTGCGCTCATCATGATGTTCGCGATCAGTTGGAAGCTGGCTCTCACCATGGTCGTGCTGATTCCGTTGGCCACCATCCTTTCCAAAAAGATCACGCTGCTGTCGCAACCGTATTTCCGTGGGCAAGCGAAATATCTCGGACAGCTGAACGGGTTTGTCCAGGAATCGCTGACCGGCTTCTCCATCATCAAGCTTTACGGCAAAGAAGAGGATGCTTTCGATGAATTCCATTCCATCAATGAATCATTGAAAAAGAATGGTTTCAAGGCGGCCTTCATTTCCGGGCTGATGTCTCCGGCTGTGGCACTCATCACCAATGCTTCCTATATCATCATCGCTGTGCTCGGGATCCTGCAAGCGATGGCCGGAGCGATGACGATCGGTAATGTGCAGGCTATGGTGCAGTATGTCTGGCAAGTGAATCAGCCAATCTCGACAATCACACAATTATCGGCCATCATCCAATCGGCCACTTCTTCCATCCAGCGTGTCTTCGATCTCCTTGATCAAGAGGAGGAAGTGCAAGGAGAAGTGAAAATGAGTTTGCCGAAGGAAATCCGCGGCGATGTCACTTTTGAGAATGTCTCCTTCAGTTATGACAAAGAAAACCCGCTGATCAAGAATTTCAACATCAATGTAAAAAGCGGGGAAACAGTGGCGATCGTCGGTCCGACAGGCGCCGGCAAGACCACGATGATCAATCTCCTGATGCGCTTCTATGAGGTGGATTCGGGCGCCATCAAAATAGATGGCTACGACACAAAAGAACTGACCCGCGCTGACTTGCGCTCCCAGTTCGGGATGGTACTGCAGGACGCTTGGCTCTATAAGGACACGATCACAGGGAATATCCGCTTCGGAAAACTGGATGCGACCTTCGAAGAGGTGGTGGATGCCGCGACCACAGCCAATGTCCACCATTTCATCCAGACTTTGGGTGCAGGCTACGAGACGGTCATAAACCAGGAGGCCTCCAATATCTCCTTGGGTCAAAAGCAATTGCTGACGATTGCCCGCGCTTTTATAGCGGATCCTAAAATCTTAATACTTGACGAAGCGACAAGTTCCGTAGATACTAGACTGGAAGCTTTGATACAAAAAGCGATGAAACGCATTATGCAAGGCAGGACCAGTTTTGTGATTGCGCACCGGCTTTCCACCATCCGCGATGCCGATTTGATCCTCGTCATGGATCAAGGCGAAATAATCGAACATGGCAAGCACGCAGAGCTGTTGGAAAGAAAAGGATTTTATTACGATTTGTACACCAGTCAATTCAAAAATGAGTCAGAGTAA
- a CDS encoding Cof-type HAD-IIB family hydrolase: MKNKKFIFFDIDGTLLNDEKMPLESTVQALRQLQKNGHEIAIATGRNLFLAQEVIDTFQLDNYIVCNGAAGYFKHELKYENKLDLNAFEKLLQISDESGHQVVYESAHALARRHESIENNASEAMRSIEFEVPDHDVSFYQNNPLYQALLFYKEEEKAIYEDGAFPEFRFVRWHDAGVDVLPNPGSKAQTALWMAKHLGFAHEDTIAFGDGNNDYELISSVGYGVAMGNAVDSVKDVAKFVTKDCNSGGIAYALGKLGLI, translated from the coding sequence TTGAAGAACAAAAAATTCATTTTCTTTGATATCGACGGAACATTGCTTAATGATGAAAAGATGCCGCTTGAGAGCACTGTCCAAGCTTTGCGCCAACTGCAGAAGAACGGGCACGAAATCGCGATTGCGACAGGGCGGAATCTGTTTCTGGCCCAAGAGGTCATCGATACGTTCCAATTGGACAATTACATCGTCTGCAACGGCGCAGCAGGTTACTTCAAGCATGAACTAAAGTATGAAAACAAATTGGATTTGAATGCATTCGAAAAATTGCTGCAGATTTCCGATGAGAGCGGCCATCAGGTTGTCTACGAATCAGCGCATGCTCTGGCTCGTCGCCATGAATCGATCGAGAACAACGCAAGCGAAGCGATGCGCAGCATCGAGTTCGAAGTCCCTGACCACGATGTGTCTTTCTATCAAAACAATCCGCTTTATCAAGCACTTTTGTTCTATAAAGAAGAAGAGAAAGCAATCTATGAAGACGGTGCTTTTCCGGAATTCCGCTTTGTGCGATGGCACGATGCTGGAGTGGACGTGTTGCCGAATCCTGGTTCAAAAGCACAAACTGCTCTGTGGATGGCGAAACATCTGGGCTTTGCGCATGAAGATACAATAGCTTTCGGTGACGGAAACAACGATTATGAACTCATTTCCAGCGTCGGCTATGGCGTCGCAATGGGCAATGCGGTCGATTCCGTCAAGGATGTCGCCAAATTTGTCACGAAAGACTGTAATTCAGGCGGAATTGCCTACGCACTTGGAAAATTAGGCTTGATATAG
- the panB gene encoding 3-methyl-2-oxobutanoate hydroxymethyltransferase: MRIRVKKSVLTFRNAKQKNERLTMLTAYDYSTAKLIDASGIDSVLVGDSLGMVMLGYEDTLSVTMEDMIHHTKAVARGVKDALVVSDLPFMSYQTSVYDAVSNAGRLIKEGRAQAVKLEGGIEVCPQIKAIVEASIPVMAHLGLTPQSVNAFGGFKVQGKDEEAARSLIEQAKAVEAAGAFAVVLECIPAKLAELITKSISIPTIGIGAGNGCDGQVLVYQDMLGLYSDFTPKFVKRYAEIGPQMQTAIEGYISEVKSGAFPAAEHTFALSDAVIEKLY, translated from the coding sequence ATGAGAATTCGGGTGAAGAAATCGGTTTTGACTTTCCGCAATGCCAAGCAGAAAAATGAGCGGCTGACGATGCTGACTGCTTATGATTATTCCACTGCCAAACTGATCGATGCTTCAGGGATCGACTCGGTACTGGTGGGCGATTCGCTGGGGATGGTGATGTTGGGGTATGAAGACACCTTATCGGTAACAATGGAGGACATGATCCACCACACGAAAGCTGTCGCCAGAGGAGTAAAGGATGCATTAGTCGTAAGCGATCTGCCGTTCATGTCCTATCAGACCTCCGTCTATGATGCGGTCTCAAATGCAGGCCGGCTGATCAAGGAAGGCCGGGCGCAGGCCGTCAAACTGGAAGGCGGCATTGAAGTCTGCCCGCAGATAAAGGCAATCGTGGAAGCTTCCATTCCGGTCATGGCGCATCTCGGCCTGACGCCCCAATCCGTCAATGCTTTCGGCGGATTCAAGGTCCAAGGGAAAGATGAAGAAGCGGCGCGCAGCCTGATTGAGCAAGCGAAGGCTGTCGAAGCGGCTGGAGCATTTGCGGTGGTGCTGGAATGCATACCGGCCAAGTTGGCTGAGTTGATCACAAAGAGTATCTCGATTCCAACGATCGGCATCGGTGCCGGTAATGGCTGCGACGGCCAAGTGTTGGTCTACCAGGACATGCTGGGACTCTATTCCGATTTCACACCAAAATTCGTCAAGCGTTATGCTGAAATAGGACCACAGATGCAGACAGCCATCGAAGGCTACATATCTGAAGTGAAAAGCGGCGCGTTTCCGGCAGCGGAGCATACGTTTGCACTCTCCGATGCGGTCATCGAAAAATTATATTAG
- the panC gene encoding pantoate--beta-alanine ligase, protein MKIAATVEEIRSAVKAWKKEGLSVGFVPTMGYLHEGHQSLMQKAVSENDRVVVSIFVNPMQFGPSEDLESYPRDLEKDAALCEASGVDLIFHPEPKEMYHPDFSSFVDMHGLTESLCGKSRPAHFRGVCTVVTKLFNIVQPDRAYFGQKDAQQLAVIQQMVRDLNMDITVIGCPIIREADGLAKSSRNSYLSADERKAALVLSRALEVAKQMLADGERDVAKILKAISEMIQAEPMAKIDYVELVDARTLQQVDSVERPVLVALAVYIGKTRLIDNFITE, encoded by the coding sequence ATGAAGATTGCAGCAACGGTTGAAGAAATCCGCAGTGCCGTGAAGGCCTGGAAAAAGGAAGGTTTGTCGGTTGGCTTTGTTCCGACGATGGGCTATCTCCATGAAGGCCATCAAAGCTTGATGCAGAAAGCCGTCAGCGAAAATGATCGGGTGGTCGTCAGCATTTTTGTGAATCCGATGCAGTTCGGCCCATCCGAAGATTTGGAAAGCTATCCAAGAGATCTGGAAAAGGATGCCGCTTTGTGCGAAGCCAGTGGAGTGGACCTGATTTTCCATCCCGAGCCGAAAGAAATGTACCATCCCGATTTCAGCAGCTTTGTGGACATGCATGGTCTGACGGAGAGTTTATGCGGGAAAAGCAGGCCGGCCCATTTCCGGGGCGTCTGCACAGTCGTGACAAAGCTGTTCAACATCGTGCAGCCGGACCGTGCCTATTTCGGACAGAAGGACGCCCAACAATTGGCGGTCATCCAGCAGATGGTCCGCGACCTCAATATGGACATCACAGTCATTGGCTGCCCAATCATCCGGGAAGCGGACGGATTGGCCAAAAGCTCGCGCAACAGTTATCTGTCAGCGGATGAGCGCAAGGCAGCGTTGGTGCTGAGCCGAGCGCTCGAAGTTGCGAAGCAAATGCTTGCGGATGGCGAGCGGGATGTTGCCAAAATCCTGAAGGCCATTTCGGAAATGATCCAAGCCGAACCAATGGCGAAGATCGATTATGTGGAGTTGGTGGATGCGCGTACGCTGCAGCAAGTGGACAGCGTCGAGCGACCTGTATTGGTGGCTTTGGCAGTCTATATCGGAAAAACGCGTCTGATCGATAATTTTATCACGGAATAA
- the panD gene encoding aspartate 1-decarboxylase: MQLNMLKSKIHRAVVVQAELSYVGSITVDKDLLDAAGLIEYEKVQIVDIDNGARFETYVIAGERGSGMICLNGAAARCVQVSDKIIIMAYCMMDEQEAKEHKPLVVFVDEQNAITTVTRYEEHGRLSM; the protein is encoded by the coding sequence ATGCAACTCAATATGCTAAAAAGTAAAATACACCGCGCCGTCGTTGTCCAAGCGGAGCTTTCCTATGTGGGCAGCATCACTGTCGACAAGGATCTGCTTGACGCCGCAGGGCTGATCGAATATGAAAAGGTCCAGATCGTCGACATCGACAACGGGGCCAGGTTCGAAACTTACGTCATCGCAGGCGAACGCGGCTCGGGTATGATATGCCTGAACGGTGCCGCCGCCCGTTGCGTTCAGGTGTCCGATAAAATCATCATCATGGCTTACTGCATGATGGATGAACAGGAAGCGAAGGAACACAAACCGCTGGTGGTGTTTGTGGATGAGCAGAATGCCATCACAACAGTAACAAGATATGAAGAACACGGCAGACTCAGCATGTAA
- a CDS encoding lactate/malate family dehydrogenase, giving the protein MIQTKLAIIGVGHVGSQVLTDCSHLNLFSDIVLIDSNEDTARGEALDHRHALAASYRTHSKIYAGDYADCADADVIIISAGVSEKPRPGEDMPPRALMGKENANEIRKIMAGITQHTKDAIIILITNPVDTITYIAENEFDYPKGKIFGTGTTLDTFRYRQIVAAHYHVDPKNVSGYIMGEHGSTAFPAFSSTTVGALTLTQSDALLDPAAPLDREFVTQEVVHTASDVFNWKGWTNSGIGEVAAALARAVMLDEKSIFPVTATVDGFYNCHGEAAFSMPCIIGRNGLEKQIPLPLDDEEYEKLQLSIKDIQFTLQSVR; this is encoded by the coding sequence ATGATCCAGACAAAATTAGCCATCATCGGGGTCGGCCATGTCGGTTCCCAAGTATTGACCGACTGCAGCCACCTCAACTTATTTTCTGACATCGTCCTGATCGACAGCAACGAGGACACGGCAAGAGGCGAAGCCCTGGACCACCGCCATGCGCTGGCCGCTAGCTACCGGACACACAGCAAAATCTACGCCGGCGATTATGCGGACTGCGCGGATGCCGACGTCATCATCATTTCCGCAGGCGTCAGCGAGAAGCCTCGCCCCGGTGAGGATATGCCCCCAAGAGCGTTGATGGGCAAGGAGAATGCCAATGAAATACGCAAAATCATGGCCGGCATCACCCAGCACACAAAAGACGCCATCATCATCCTGATAACGAATCCGGTCGATACGATCACCTACATCGCCGAAAATGAGTTCGACTATCCGAAAGGTAAGATTTTCGGCACCGGAACGACTTTGGATACTTTCCGCTACCGTCAGATTGTTGCTGCCCATTATCATGTCGATCCCAAAAACGTCAGCGGCTACATCATGGGCGAACACGGCAGCACCGCCTTCCCGGCTTTCAGCAGCACGACTGTGGGTGCACTCACCCTTACCCAAAGTGATGCCTTATTGGACCCTGCGGCACCATTGGACCGGGAATTCGTGACCCAAGAAGTGGTGCACACAGCTTCCGATGTCTTCAACTGGAAAGGCTGGACCAATTCAGGCATCGGGGAAGTGGCGGCAGCCTTGGCCCGCGCAGTCATGCTGGACGAGAAAAGCATCTTCCCTGTGACCGCGACCGTCGACGGCTTTTACAACTGCCATGGCGAAGCGGCCTTCAGTATGCCTTGCATCATCGGCAGGAACGGCTTGGAAAAACAGATCCCCTTGCCGCTGGATGATGAGGAATACGAAAAACTGCAACTCTCCATCAAAGATATTCAATTTACGCTGCAATCCGTGAGATAG
- a CDS encoding HAD family hydrolase: MLTILFDLDDTLYDTASPFFQALENYRLENSHSDEETFALFREHCDAAFDLFSNGELTLAESHIMRTQHTFADLGLALTNEEAMHFQETYQKRQAEITLSPGIDQLLNELESRNIPIAVFTNGPEKHQMKKFNALGLERWVPPARTFISEKIGCPKPYAEAFAHVQEALKASPDELLFIGDTYETDIIGGQAAGWTTLWYNHRQKPEDEKVVLEPTFYSVAEMHQAINNNISKRKEI; the protein is encoded by the coding sequence ATGCTTACTATACTATTCGATTTAGACGATACTTTATACGACACAGCAAGTCCGTTCTTCCAGGCGCTGGAAAATTACCGCTTGGAGAACAGCCACAGCGACGAAGAAACCTTCGCACTTTTCCGCGAACATTGCGATGCGGCTTTCGATCTGTTCTCCAATGGGGAGCTGACGCTGGCCGAGTCCCATATCATGCGCACACAGCATACGTTCGCCGACCTGGGCCTTGCGCTCACCAACGAAGAGGCGATGCACTTCCAGGAAACCTACCAAAAGAGGCAAGCAGAAATCACGTTAAGCCCAGGCATCGATCAACTTTTGAATGAGCTGGAAAGTCGGAACATTCCGATTGCGGTCTTCACAAACGGTCCTGAAAAGCACCAGATGAAAAAGTTCAACGCCTTGGGTCTGGAGAGATGGGTGCCGCCCGCACGCACCTTCATTTCCGAAAAAATCGGTTGCCCAAAACCCTATGCCGAAGCCTTCGCGCATGTGCAGGAGGCTTTGAAGGCCAGTCCTGATGAGCTGCTCTTCATCGGGGATACCTACGAAACGGACATCATCGGCGGCCAGGCTGCGGGTTGGACTACTTTGTGGTATAACCATCGCCAGAAACCGGAAGATGAAAAAGTGGTGCTGGAGCCAACCTTCTATTCTGTAGCGGAAATGCACCAAGCCATAAACAATAACATCTCAAAACGAAAGGAAATATGA
- a CDS encoding amino acid ABC transporter ATP-binding protein — MMEKVIDVQHLKKNFGQHEVLKDIDFSVNKGEVVCIIGSSGSGKSTLLRCINLLEKPTAGEIIYNGENVLDSKHDIFKYRSKLGMVFQQFNLFNNLDVLHNCTVGPVKILKKSQQEAEKIAMGYLEQVGMGNFINAKPDQLSGGQKQRVAIARALTMEPDALLFDEPTSALDPEMVGEVLKVMKDLANSGLTMIVVTHEMEFAKEVSDRVIFMDQGVILEQGAPDDIFNHPTEARTKQFLERYLTK, encoded by the coding sequence TTGATGGAAAAAGTAATTGACGTACAGCATCTGAAGAAGAACTTCGGTCAACATGAAGTGCTGAAGGACATCGATTTCAGCGTGAATAAAGGGGAAGTTGTGTGCATCATCGGTTCATCGGGATCCGGTAAATCGACTCTGTTGCGATGCATCAATTTGCTTGAAAAACCTACAGCGGGAGAAATCATCTACAACGGTGAAAACGTTCTGGACTCGAAGCATGATATCTTCAAGTACCGCAGCAAATTGGGGATGGTATTCCAGCAGTTCAATCTGTTCAACAACTTGGATGTATTGCATAATTGCACGGTAGGACCTGTGAAAATCCTTAAAAAGTCTCAGCAAGAAGCCGAAAAGATCGCCATGGGCTATCTGGAACAGGTCGGGATGGGGAACTTCATAAACGCCAAACCGGATCAATTGTCAGGCGGCCAAAAACAACGCGTCGCTATCGCTCGCGCTTTGACGATGGAGCCGGATGCGCTGTTGTTCGATGAGCCGACATCGGCTTTGGACCCGGAGATGGTGGGAGAAGTATTGAAGGTCATGAAGGATCTTGCCAACAGTGGCTTGACGATGATCGTCGTGACGCATGAAATGGAGTTCGCGAAGGAAGTTTCCGATCGCGTCATCTTCATGGATCAAGGCGTCATCCTGGAGCAGGGAGCCCCTGATGATATCTTCAATCATCCAACCGAGGCACGCACGAAGCAATTTCTGGAGAGATATCTTACAAAATAA
- the def gene encoding peptide deformylase codes for MITMDNIIREGHPTLRRSADLVTFPLSAEDRKIAAEMMEFLSNSQDEEIAEQLNLRAGVGLAAPQIDVSKRIVALLIPGEYEDDPPELAKVMFNPKIVSHSIESACLKGGEGCLSVDREVPGFVVRHSRITVAYQDAEGVTHKARYKGYTAIVVQHEIDHLNGVMFYDHINEQAPFAVADDVIIIE; via the coding sequence ATGATCACTATGGATAACATCATCCGGGAAGGTCATCCTACATTGCGGAGGTCGGCTGACTTGGTCACTTTCCCTTTATCTGCGGAGGATCGAAAAATCGCCGCAGAAATGATGGAGTTCCTTTCGAACAGTCAGGACGAAGAAATCGCCGAGCAACTCAACTTGCGCGCAGGTGTCGGTTTGGCAGCTCCGCAAATTGACGTATCCAAGCGCATCGTTGCGCTACTGATACCAGGGGAGTATGAAGATGATCCTCCGGAATTGGCTAAAGTGATGTTCAACCCTAAAATCGTAAGCCACTCCATCGAAAGCGCCTGCCTTAAAGGTGGCGAAGGTTGCCTTTCCGTGGATCGCGAAGTACCGGGGTTTGTCGTCAGACATAGCCGGATTACGGTAGCTTACCAAGATGCCGAAGGAGTGACACACAAAGCCCGCTACAAAGGCTACACAGCCATTGTGGTTCAACACGAAATCGACCATCTCAACGGTGTCATGTTCTACGACCACATCAATGAACAAGCACCCTTTGCAGTCGCAGACGACGTCATCATTATTGAATGA